From the Rhinoraja longicauda isolate Sanriku21f chromosome 20, sRhiLon1.1, whole genome shotgun sequence genome, the window GCTCCTCGCCCGCCGCCACACCCAAAGATGCTGGAGGAGCAAGATCAAAGATGCTGGAGGAGcaagatcaaagatactagaggaacaagatggaccactccgttgaaatcacctatactgaagtgtactttgtatgtacgcaaaggagccattttagtaggcaaaatggTACTTTTAAATGGTATTTTCGTAGTCCGTTATGTCTCTCGCAGAGTAATCAgtgtttgggggaacagtataacaggtataacagagctttatttgtgtgatgataccattaaaatgcagaatatatcccatctatcaattcacagatttttgttattgttcTTTTTAAATGTGTCTGCCTCCTAAAATGGCACAGTGACGTATtacggtttttggggtcgagtggtctatcttgttcctctagtatctttgctggagGCAGCCCTGACCACAGCGTGGCACTGCGCGCTCCTCGCCCGCCAtacccaaaggtactagaggagcaagatagaccacgcgaccctaaaaaccgcagacggtcatgggtacatttcagcgccattttggtAAGCAGAATCACTCGAATCGTCATGGCATCTGCAAGTTCAGCTCACTGTTCTGCTTTAAACTGTTCAAATCGCCAAAGCAAACGACCCGACCTGTCCTTCTTTAGGTTCCCCAAGAACAAAGAAAGGTGAGAAAATATTATTTTCTGTCGTTGActataatattaaaatattattttcactTGGTGAGTAtgtttgctccccccccccaatccaggATACCTGGCTATGCTAATGACATATagtaacaatttaaaataatataaagTATGCATAACTTAATAAAAAAAGCCTTTTAATAGTAAAGTTGTCCATTTTTACACTGCTGTACATTTTTGATTTTGTTCTTGTTCTGAGGCATGCTTGCTAGTGTCTCAGGTCCAAAAGAGGATAGAAAGAAAATGCTAAAAGGGTCTATGTAGGAAGATTTTAAAAAGCTCTTCTACATTTAAGGTAAATTGATATATTAGAGGAAAAATGCATTTTCGATCAACAGGTCTCTCCCCACCCCTGAAAACAATTACACTTAAGTGATATATCATCCgttctgcaggtttgtaggtatagggggattgcacggcaggcgaggtcaagACCCCTGACCTGTACTATTGTCACACAACGCCTTCTGGGGGGCATGCCGTGTACTGTAGGTAATCACTCACTATGGCTTTCAGTGCAgactttttcttctattttatgtttggaactacttctgttgtggaacaattcgtcagtcctaatttgagggggtgttgcagttgaatgctgcggctgcactttgctgcagctcggctttcCCTGTCTTCACCCATCAGCACGTCTCCGactccctcccggcgctccgaATGTCCCGACACCGCTCCCTAttcctgcgctcctcgctcctccagactcggcgcccctgctccacgcctcgcttcctgcggctcttcgCACCCTCGCTGCACCTGCtgaccctccagcccttctccccgctcgccatctccgtcagccgggcTCCGCTTCCACGACTGGCGCTCAACACCTcgtggctggggccgccgagcagagccgtagcctggtcctccgcctcggctcccagcccagctctcgctgctgctcggcctccgctgccgatcggcctctccccggtcctcTTTCTCCTCCTCGCCGGGCTCGACTCTCCGtgcctcctccaaggccgtcgagcacgGCTCCCTGGGCCCTTTGCCCTCACGGCGGGTCGctcgccgacctccagcgctcgctgcttctgcccctggagaccctccaggcccctcggctcaggttcttcccgctgctcctctccccgctctctcaagcccatcctttcctcctcctcttctcacccaccccCTCTGCTTCTTGGCTTTGCTCTCCTGCGtcccttcccggccgcgtttccccATCTCCTGccagctggccagacgtcttcccagctgcttcttgcgtccaTGGGCTTTTCAAcccttctcccggttcctcttcctccgccagatcctccagcttcttcctcattttttacagcacaataaTTTACCATTTTGCcgtttttttcaaggtaagaataTAAGTGTTGCTAATGTATGCcagaagctgccatgtcctccagatggcttgagcgactctGTGCGTCATGACCTTACAACCTTACATGCAATCCCCTATAATCAAATTTGTTCTTATAAATTTATCCTATATGATCTTTTCTGTGATTTCAGATGTCAACAGTGGGTCCAGAATACTTGTCGACAAGATCTCCTACACCGAACTCCGGAGTACTTGTCAAACAACTGCCGTCTTTGTTCAGAACACTTCGAACTTCACTGTTTTTCCAACAAGCAGACTAAGAACAGGCTACAATGGAATGCAGTTCCAACGCTCTTTCAGATCCCTAATCTGCCGAAATGTTTGTCCACCCCACGTGAGAACCTCCCATCTTCACCAAAGCCTTCAAAGCAGCAAAGAGGTAGGCATAATTGCTAGTAattttttcctttttaaaattacATGAATTTTCTCACTTAGGCTAAATTACAAATTTGTATCCTAACTGATACAATTGCTACTGGTACAATATGTAATAGCGTGTATGGTACTTTTCTTTTCATTTGTAATAGAATGTGTACTTGTATTTTCTTTTGGTAGACTGAAATTGGTGCATCACATCTATTTTAATTGATAATTAGtagtagatgctgatttatttaCATGTATATGCTAAATCTATctaatttgtattttttttttttttccctatccCATGATTTTCTGTCTTCGCAGTGTCACACAACACACAGGCCGAACATTCTTACTTTAAGAATAGAAAAATGCAGGACATGACTTAAAAGGAAGTGTAAGAAAGCTCAAAAAGTGCAACATGAGTCAAGTACATAGGTTgcttgaaatatatatttaaagtaaTGAACTTGTTTATGTATATAGTTTGAAATTTTGTTTTGTTACCAACACAAAATGATACAAATTACGGTGTAATTATTATTATCTATAAGGACATATTGTCCTTTGGGGTAAGGAAGGGGTCGGGCTATCATTGTTTGAAATATGTTGACTTTTACATCACTTTCATTGGTTACCTgatatgacagaaataaaaagttttatccttgtttatggttcatgtaactcatttttgacaagggagagagggagagacaatttgaaagaaaaaggttgctaaacaaataattagaggaaatcacaagaaataaactagagatgtgtacatatgtgtatatatatagatagatagatagatagatagaattgGTGTGTGTGGCAAGattgagataaatagatctcaaagttccttctcatggatcagaagcaactttgatttaaagcaatgctctatttctctcttcatcttatttttcacatgatgtgcaCAAACCATAAGGGTCGAATcgccttttatatatatatatataaaagttaaatttgtgcaaagtgtgtgttagagcaatacaagggaaattgcacaaaagagggggctggggaggaaggatgggagagcaatgggcagaaacagtaagaaataataaaatcagaaaaattaagcagggggaaaacattttaaaagaaaaataacaaaaaaatgtgaattgatagatgagatattctgcattttaatggtatcatcacagttATGGTATCACAATGGTATACTGTTcctccacaacactgattacactgcgagaggcataacgaacggcgggttttgctaaaatggcggatgttccgTTCCGTTGTGTACTACACCAGTGTAcgcaatttcgacggagtggtccatcttgctccgctctattatctttggccaCATCTCACCTCATAGAAATAACGGTCACCTCAGCTGCTCAcagtcaatgtgtaggaaggaactgcagatgccggtttaaaccgaagatcaacacaaaatgctggagtaactcagtgggacaggcagcaacagcagcatctctggagagaaggaatgagtgacgtttcgggtcgagacccttccccagcttTATGAGTCTATGCTCATTGTCAAAGTACTGCTGTAAATAACCACCCCCGCAACTCTCCGTCGAGGTCTATATATCATTAGATGCATGATAATAATTTTAGATGGTCAAAGTGAAAGGGAAGGTACATCCCAACTGGCAGAACAACCAACGTAAGTTAAAGTTACATAACCCGTGAAGGAGAAAGTTGCTCTTCACAGAGCTCATGCACTAAAATCAGAACTAAACCCTGCATTGTGGTCCATATCAAACTAAATATCATGCTCAAGCCGTGTACAAAATGCAGTTACAGCTACAATAGGCATACAAGGTAGGAGGTTCTACATACTAAATACTAAACACTAGTCAAACAACATACAAAGAAAGAGGTACTACatactagatttttttttttagatttagagatacagcgcggaaacaggcccttcggcccaccgggtccgtgccgcccagcgatccccgcacattaacactatcctacacacactaggaaacaggcccttcggcccaccgggtccgtgccgcccagcgatccccacacattaacactatcctacacacactagggacaatttttacatttgcccagccaattaacctatatacttgtacgtgtgggaggaaaccaaagatctcagagaaaacccacgcaggtcacggggagaacgtccaaactccgtacagacggcgcccgtagtcaggatcgaacctgagtctcctgcgctgcattcgctatatggcagcaactctaccactgcgccgctaaATGCTAAATACTATAGCCAAACAAATGTACACACTGTAAGACACAAACTTAAAGTCACAGCATCGTAAAAAAGTGAATTCAGTCTTAGGATTTTGCTTGCTGACACGACCTGAGCGTGTTCGGTACAGACCCTCAGTGGTGTTCGAAGGCAACTTAGTTACAAGCACAGGCACCTGAACCTGAAACTGCTCAGTGTCCATTATTGCTTGTCCGTTTCTTGTAAGAGCGTTGTTGGCGCTTGACCCAGTCCAGTATCCTGGTGATCGGTATCAGTGTCACATGGATCTAGCAGTGCTGGTTGATCTGGCTGTGCTGGGGCCGGCTCACTTACAGGCAAAATGTGTCCGCGATTCCTCCTGTACAACTTTCCTTCTGAGTGGATTAGGTAAGACCTGGACTCCTGgcatatttcctttatcatcccaATCCGGGTGCACCCATTGCATAATGCTGATGTACTCCTTGTGCAGTGAGGATGGAATGACAGCTTTGTGACCCTTCATGATGTCCCCACCATCAATAGTTAGTTAATCTTGGAAAGGAAAATAAGGGGAACAGCATGTGGCAACATGCGTTGTTTGCAGGGCCATCCATGGCCGACGATAGCGCTGAATGTCTGCAGGGTCGTGTCATCTGCCGTGTGTCTCTTTACCTCTTCAAGGCGAGAAGAGGACATGTAGCTGACTGTTATGACATCAAAGCAGTCCTCCTGATCAGCATGCTGAACCATGGAACTCCTGGGAGCTCGAGACAGTGTCTGCCAGGTGCATCTGTTTTCCACATTTGTAAATTAGGGTGATGCTGTACTTTTGAAGTCTTAACATCATCCTTTGAAGTCATGCCGATGCCGCATGTATGGGCTTTTTTAGTATGGTGACCAGGGGCTGGTGGTTTGTTTCTATGGTCACTGGCTTGCCATAGATGTAATCATTGAATTTGAAATGAACAAAAACCACCGCCAACAGCTCTTTTTCAATTTGAGCATATCTGGTTTTGGTGTCAGTGAGCGTCTGTGAGACATATGCCACGGGCTTTCCTTCCTGCAAACATGCCGCATCGAGTCTGTACTGAGAAGCATCAcacgttgtaaatctgtggaattcactgcctcagaaggcagtagatgccaagtctctgaatgcattcaagagagagctagatagagctctttaggattgcagagtcagggggtatggggagaaggcaggaacggggtactgattgagaatgatcagccatgatcacattgaatggtggtgcccgctcgaagggccgaatggcctactcctgcgtctattgtctattggaatgaaTTTCCCAAAGTAATTGACCATCCCCAGAAATCTTTGCAGAGCGGGGACATCTGTTGGCACCGGCATTTCGCTGATTGCTGTTGTTTTGGAAGGATCCGCTTTGAGGCCTTCACTTGTGAAAACGTGTCCGACATAGCTGACCTGCTTCAGCCGGAACTTGCATTTGAGCCTCACGTTCACCTCTCTGGCACGTTGAGCACTTTTTTCAAATTAGCGTCCTGTTCTTCTACATTCTTGCCTCCAATTGAATATATCGTCAACAATGATCGCACAGGGATTTCCAGCGAAAATCTGCTCCATGGAGCACTGGAACACCTCACTGGCAGAGGTGACTCCAAATGGCATCCTCAAAAACCTGTAGCGACCAAAAGAAGTGCTAAAAGTGGTTAGCATTGAAGACGCGTGGCCAGGTGGAATCTGCCAAAAAGAGTTCTTGGCATCCAAGACAGAAAACACCGTTGCATTTGACATGTGTGCAGCCACTTCTTCCACCGTACGCAAAGGGTGATGTGGCCTTTTCAACGCCATGTTCAGGTCTCTCGGATTGATGCATATTCTGATCTCCTGTTTGTTCTTCTTGTTGGTGACAACCATGGATGACACCCAATCAGTTGGCTCAGACAACCTGGGCATGGTGGTTAATTTTGCTCGcgatgcctgactcactgagaggAGGCCCCTGGATTACATTTCTTCTAAGGTTTCTTCATGGATCTTCTATTGTCTTAGGTTTGTTGATAGAATATTTCCATTTTGTTGATGTGTGATCCAAGGCCAATTATTTTGTCCACTTCATTGATTGCAGAGCAACGGGTTGGTGCTTGGCCACTGTGACAACAGGCAAACCCCACCTGCGCACTGAAAATTGGGTGACCATGGCTCTGGAGTGAGACAACATGGGTTGAACAATTTCCCATTCATCTTGTAGTTTAACTCTATTCCAGCAGGTAGCAAAGGGTACAACATTGTAGCACAAAAGATAGTGTGAACAGTTTAAGCAAAGACACAGCATTGAACCTGTCATTAACTGGGATTAGAGTTGTGTTGGAGACATGGATTAGAATAATGGTTTGCAAGCCACCAGTTAGCAAAAGTTTAATGCAGGTAAATTTTTAGGTGCAGCATTTTCCAAAATATCTTCTGATTTAAAGAATGAAAGTTGTGTAAAGCCAATAAAGGCCATGTCTCGTGGTCGATGCTTCGCGCTGCAAATTTGTTTTCGACGTTATTTGGTGTCATCATTTATTTCCATATGGACAAAGGTCCTGTGATCGAGATGGGGAAGGGCAAGCGATTTTGAGTTACTCTTtctccactgtttagtttaaaaataggTGTACTGGGAGTACGTAAACAAGGAGGACTTTTGCAATGAATTCCCCTGCAATTACCACAGCCAGATTTGCCTCCTTTCTTGAAGATGGTTATGGCAACAATGTGTCTCTGAGGCTTCCTCTTACATTCTCCACTTCCCAAGTGCAGCTGCGAATTTTTGACCCAAGTTCCTCTCTGTCAAATATAAAAACTTCAGCAGGATTAAATGGAATTCTGAAACTTTGATGAGGCATTCCAGTTGACATGTAGATCTTACAGCTTATCAGACTGGGGTGGCAGCACAACTGGACTAGATTGTGTGGGATGGAATGGAGTGAAGGACACTGGCGTTGAGGACAAAATATTGGATACGTCCTTTTGAAGCTTTGAAGATTCTTGAATGTTTCCAAATGTCTGAGTTATACAGGTGCATTCAAATCAGGTTCAGATTGGCTATGTTTGAGTTTTAATTTAAAACCCAAGCAGTTCACTATTGCAGATCGTGTACCAggtctaaaggacacaaagtgcaggaataactcagtgggtcaggcatcatcactgatgaacatggataggtctaaCCTGCCATTGATTTAATGGACAGTTTCCTCAGACTATGTGCTAGAAAATTTTGCAAGGTTGTGGCCCGTCATACAGAGTCCAGCAACAGGTCAAAACCTGGAAATCGGCAACTGAACCTGCCCAGCAAGTTTGGGGGTTTGCATTCAACAAGGAGTCCTGAACCTGATGATGCTGATGAACTGCACCCAGCAATTCCAAGAAAGTTCCTGCCTTGTCCTGGACCTGCTAATgcaaggtgtttagtttagtttggtttggctgAGAGCAGAGAAACAGACGCTTCACCACACTGAGTCCAGACTGATTATCAATcatacattcacactagttcaatgttatctcactttcccatccactccctacacattaagggcaattttacagagtctAACTAACCCTCAAACCCACACTTCTTTAGGATGTGTGAAGAAAttggtgcacctggaggaaacatgagcattcagagggagagcgtgcaatctccacacagacagcacccgaggtcatggttgtacctgggtctccagctgcgAAGCAGCAGTTGAACGACCTGTCCCATTGTGCCACCCTGCAATGTATTGGGATAAATTACCTAATTCCATGCATTAGAGATAGTAGCTGCATACTCTGTTCTGATAATCATCTTCCATGAGCAACGTGTGTGTTTCTTATGCCCCTACAAGTACTTCCAAGTTTGTTGTATATGTTCTATTGGGTTGAAACACACGAAAGGAGAACATGCATTGCCTTAGGCTATTATGAATCAAATTCAAGAGTGGGATTTgtcacagccagtgccacatctgtgacTCTGCGGAGATCGTCCCCAGTGCATGCCACTCCATcacaagtcagtaggtgggccattgtctgtgcctctccacagttgcatttgtcattgtccgagaagccccacttcttcggGTTGAGTCCGCAACAtcccactccagtgcggaggcggtttagggctttccaggtagtgGTGTCCTGGTGCCGTCTGTTGCTTGGTTTTGGTCCCTTTGCATGGTTGGCTCTCGTTCATGAAGCTGTTCTgactcttcaagcgtttcttggcatgttggtgattTGCAAGGGGTGACGGGAGTCTGTGTCTGCAATGAAGcgttctactgcagctgcccgatCACATCTTCGAGATGGTTCGTCGATGCCAGCCAGCTCGTACAGATGTTCAACCTTTGTCGGCTTCAGGCATCCTGTGACTTTCCTGCAGGCAGTGTTCAATGCAGAGTCCACCTTGCGTGCATGTTCAGAGCGGCCCCATGCGGAGCTTGCATATTCTACCACTGAGAAACAGAGCGCCGGGGCTGCAGTGCGGATTGGTGTTGGGTCACTTCCAAATGAGCTGTTTGCCCGTTTTTCCATGACATTGTTCCGGGTGTTGGTACCTTTGTCTTGGTTTCGTCAACATGTTGGCGATGTGATAAGTGCGATCGAGGACCACACCTAGGTACTTTGGGGCTTTGCAGTCTTCCAACAGGACATCATTCCATCGCACCTGCAGTTGACCATCGCACCGCATCTAGGTTCCGGAGGTGGAAAGCTGCGCTTTGCGTTTGATGCAATGATACCAATAAACCATTTGGAGAGAAACCCCATGCCAATAGCTGGAAATCCTTCGATGCAAGAGTAATGATCTTGCTGAAAAACATTAACTGTGACAGATATTTGAGCCTGTTTCCAAGGGGGTCATACAGATTTTCgtactaaagatggacacaacgtgcttaagtaactcagcggttcaggtagcatctctagagaaaaaggatatgtgtatttgctgctgcaaataagaatttaattgttccgttgtcggtaAACATGATAATCAAATACTCTTGACTGTTGAGAACTGTGTCCAGTGCTCAAACTGCGATTTAGCCAGTAATGAAAATAACTTAACTTAAAACCTATTGGTAATATAACTTTTGGTAAAATCACATTTAACTCAGTGATTGCGTCAACCACTGCGTTATTTCGGCGtttcaatacacaataggtgcaggaggaggccattcggcccttcgagccagcaccgccattcaatgtgatcatggctgatcattctcaatcagtaccccgttcctgccttctccccataccccctgactccgctatccttaagagctctatctagctctcttgaatgcattcagagaattggcctccactgccttctgaggcagacaattccacagattcacaactctctgactgaaaaagtttttcctcatctcagttctaaatggcctaccccttattcttaaactgtggcgccttgttctggactccccaacattgggaacatgtttcctgcctctaacgtgtccaaccccttaataatcttatacgtttccataagatctcctctcatccttctaaattccaggtccTTCtaaagcctggtcgctccagtctttcaacatatgacagtcccgccattccgggaattaacctagtaaacctacgctgcacgccctcaatagcaagaatatccttcctcaaatttggagaccaaaactgcacacagtactccaggtgcggtctttcgGCTTTCTTTCGTCTCCATGCTGAATAAATACGAACATAATTCCAGCATAGTTTACTGTGACAGATATTTGTGACGCCCTCTGTGTATAGTGTGCTTCAGGTAAGAAAAGAAAGCATTCGGCGTCCTTATCTAACCATCCTGTCTAATTGGCACTCTTCCAATAAAGCAAGAGTTCCCAACCTAGGGTGAATTAACCCCCAGGGGGTAAATGTCACCTACTCAAGGGGtcaatttgaacaaaataataatgttaaaaacagtattttaacatttcccctttgtcggttgctttatggtagaagtgtaaactcaaattactgaacaaaacagggtggggggaaATTTACTTTCGAATAGTTGCCTGGGGTAAACCGGACGACAAAGGTTGGAAAAGACATTTTAAACAAATAAAGCTGCCCAGCGTCTCTCTAAAATGACCCGTGTCGGCAGATTAGACCATGCGGTTTTTTTACCAATTGATATTCGGGGGTTTTCCTCGAGTAAAAAATAGCAAAGGTGTGACATCTCGCTATGAAAGCTCGCATTACTGGTCAATACATTTATTATATTCCATATACCAatagtggggttttttttaagcTTGTGTTTGAATTTGCACAATCGGAAAATTACCTGGAAGAAAACGGAAATTTACTGAGTAAATGCCGCACGTAATTATGTCATTCAGCGAAATTTCTGAACTACCTGTGAAGGATATATAAACAGTTCACCCCAGTGGTGTATTCATAAAAGTAGATGTCGTGGTTAAATCTGTAGTTTAATTTATCTTGCTCACTTTTGGTTGTCAGCCTTATCTCAATCCAGTTGAGGTGCAGGGACGTGAGGCGGTTTTGATTTGCAAGTTGGCCAGGTCTGTCTGATACATTGCTCTCAGAATGCACCCCTTCACCACCGCAGCTGTGTTGGTCCTTGGCTGCTTTGCAGTCCTGGGGAACTGTGCCCCGAGGTTGAATTCAAAGACAACGAATGCGGTTTGTCGAATTGAAGAACGATTTCTGCGACAGATGAGACACAAGTTCCACGTGTTGTCTAGAGATGTGAGCGAATGTTTCTGTCTTTCACTCTGTGTGGAAGTTATTGCTGTTCCGTGCTTTCACAATAACATTCATTCACACCAATCATCCCACAGGCTCAAAGGCACGACGAAGACACGGACACCAGGCTGGTGGGGAAGGACCTATTCCGGGGACTAGAGGTACAATCTTACATTGGTGCGACGATCATCAATTTCACCTTCTCGTTTTCACCGAacaaacggctaacaatggcctgtttctttatcatagttccttttttttttgcacatctttcattcattgttctttatctctctacatcatcgcctacatctcccgtttcccttatccctaaccagtccgaagaagggtcacgactccaaacgtcacccattccttttctccagagatgctgcctgacccgctgagttactccagctttttgtgtcgtatctccggtttaaaccagcatctgcagttccttcctacacaagttaaaCAATTCACAGCATTAAGTTATTGTTTGGAGAATACCTGAGAGACCCCTGGTTTATTTTGCAGGAATCTGGCAGCTGCTACGTGCTCAGAGAGGTGATTGACTTCTATCTTATAACAGTTCTGAACTCCGACGAATTGCAGACCAACTATCCGCATCTGGGCGAGGTGAAGGAGTTTCTCACCGTCCTGATGAAACGGCACATGTCTGATTGCGTAAGTGTTTCCTGTTGTGATCGAACCAATTCGGGAAAACATAGACTAGATATCGCTCACTTCAAAGGGCCAATTTAACCCCCTGCCGATGACTGTCCCGATGGGCAGGCGGCTCAGGTCCAGGGGCAACGACAGAAGGAAGATCAATGGAGAAAATCAGTGGAACAGCCGATGGAACGCGCTCTTGTGATTGAACTAATttgcagacacacaatgctggagtaactcagcgggacaggcagcatctctgaagagaaggaatgggtgac encodes:
- the LOC144603722 gene encoding interleukin-22-like, with translation MHPFTTAAVLVLGCFAVLGNCAPRLNSKTTNAVCRIEERFLRQMRHKFHVLSRDAQRHDEDTDTRLVGKDLFRGLEESGSCYVLREVIDFYLITVLNSDELQTNYPHLGEVKEFLTVLMKRHMSDCDTKEKTKANENIDRLKQKVEQLGEARKAKVVGGLFILLQEIGSRCSTAGRG